The following are from one region of the Megachile rotundata isolate GNS110a chromosome 15, iyMegRotu1, whole genome shotgun sequence genome:
- the pds5 gene encoding cohesin associated factor B pds5 isoform X4 — MSEIVYPQGCRSVTEDLGPDELIRRLKTLAHTLQAMGQDEGMYQQYIPLALHLAEEHFLMHQSKDVQLLIACCIADVLRVYAPEAPYKDAEQVKTIFLFLIKQLAGLKDPKDPAFKRYFYLLENLAYVKSFNMCFELEDCQEIFCALFSLMFRIVNDEHSGKVKSFMLDVLCPLITESDIVSNELLDIILMNIVEPNKTQKKNAYLLAKELVIKCSDTLEPYIQAFFNHVLILGKEEKSLQICKKVYDLIYELNHICPSVLLSVLPQLECKLKSSSETERLGAVALLARMFSEKGSQLAVQHTQLWRAFLGRFNDISVSIRIKCVQYSMHFLLNHPELRKDITDTLKLRQHDADESVRYEVVMAIVTTARRDFEVVSDSEDLLEFVKERTLDKKFKIRKEAMAGLAMIYKKHLNDADVPQATKKAVTWIKDKILHGYYMAGMEDRLLVERLLNTCLVPYQLPAGERMKKLYHLLGTIDDHASKAFVELQKHQLAVRRAVVEWLEIVKKPDAVVELVAKIHQISRFLPDPMKVQEFLQKFSAHMRKDSALLQGMETIVQPNVSCKECADTISMVLKKLGQPVMTNLYYNTIKMLLERVSSVMIDEEAIRVLIGYVLDCLKGGNVIEEVGLNPNNAGEKGLRLLVMLSFVFGPHFLHNDILMQLVHLLELEDEMVAPLVLSIFTFLGKYKPLCDVAPDIMNLMVPICKNFAETGTPKQAKQAIRCLFVNMTNIHDTIFPEIIERIKNSLTPSSEYYRTSIVTLGHIAYNLPEKYQVQIKNMVSRKIVKELLVKESSEQTSDTIEGDWCREDQLPEETRCRLEGLKCMARWLLGLKTDVLSAQKTFRMLNAFVVNKGDLLQQGRLSKAEMSWLRLQAGCSMLKICEQKGVGDQFTAEQFYNLSQLMVDEVPQVREAFGSKLHKGLGRGIPNKCLPLDFMGYYALAGKEQDKRLKCVLKTYMQTDINKRRDYVKTLSLGTVERAMGQLPHILPDYMLVFAVPILAHDPEFTSHLMINQLKVIQQCLWFILEPLITKNEYYCYGFYKNLIERMKSHKDALKPEDNNMNYKLWAVCDLAMNVIYTKTTNFDMKEFPSETRIPTMYFKRADELIANTRNYLPAEMQINMSSPKGKVSLHNAHSVSERPQRRAKSKQQKEVGIGPNETDARPAEASETRIQLPGLEEEIEEPPAKRALRESDKVNK, encoded by the exons ATGTCAGAAATAGTTTACCCGCAAGGGTGCAGATCAGTTACAGAAGATCTGGGTCCAGATGAACTTATTAGAAGATTGAAG ACATTAGCTCATACGTTACAAGCAATGGGACAAGATGAAGGAATGTATCAGCAGTACATACCACTTGCGTTACATTTGGCAGAAGAGCATTTTCTAATGCATCAGAGTAAAGATGTTCAACTTCTGATTGCTTGCTGCATTGCTGATGTTTTAAGGGTTTATGCACCTGAAGCTCCATATAAAGATGCAGaacaa GTCAAAACGATATTCTTATTTCTGATTAAACAGTTAGCTGGGTTAAAAGATCCTAAAGATCCTGCttttaaaagatatttttatcttttagaaaatttggcATATGTGAAATCATTTAATATGTGTTTTGAGTTAGAAGACTGTCAGGAAATTTTCTGTGCACTCTTTTCTCTTATGTTTAGGATAGTAAA tGATGAACATTCTGGGAAAGTCAAAAGTTTTATGTTAGATGTATTATGTCCACTTATTACAGAATCAGATATTGTTAGTAACGAACTTTTAGACATTATACTTATGAATATTGTAGAACCAAACAAAACACAAAAGAAGAATGCATATTTACTTGCAAAAGAGCTAGTGATTAAATGTAGTGATACATTAGAACCATACATTCAAGCA ttctttaATCATGTTTTAATTCTGGGTAAAGAGGAAAAAAGTttacaaatctgcaaaaaagTATATGATTTGATTTATGAGTTAAATCACATATGTCCCAGCGTCTTGCTGTCCGTCCTTCCACAGTTAGAATGTAAACTAAAATCTTCTTCTGAAACTGAAAGATTGGGTGCTGTAGCATTATTGGCAAGAATGTTTTCTGAAAAAGGATCTCAGTTAGCTGTGCAGCATACGCAGTTGTGGCGAGCATTTTTGGGAAGATTTAATGATATCAGTGTATCAATTCGTATAAAATGTGTGCAGTATTCAATGCATTTTTTACTGAATCATCCAGAACTAAGAAAGGATATTACTGATACCTTAAAATTAAGACAGCATGATGCAGATGAAAGTGTTCGATATGAAGTTGTCATGGCTATAGTGACTACTGCCAGGAGGGATTTTGAAGTTGTTTCAGACAGTGAAGATTTATTAGAATTTGTTAAAGAGAGGACTTTGGACAAAAAG tttaaaatcAGAAAAGAAGCAATGGCAGGATTGGCAATGATATACAAGAAACATTTGAACGATGCAGATGTACCACAAGCTACAAAAAAGGCTGTCACTTGGATAAAGGACAAAATATTGCATGGTTATTACATGGCAGGAATGGAAGATAGATTACTAGTAGAGAGATTGTTAAATACCTGTTTAGTTCCTTACCAACTGCCAGCTGGTGAAAGAATGAAGAAATTATATCATCTATTAGGTACAATCGATGATCATGCATCTAAAGCATTtgtggaactacaaaaacatcAGCTTGC tgtaCGACGGGCAGTAGTTGAATGGctagaaattgtaaaaaaaccGGATGCTGTTGTTGAACTGGTGGCTAAAATTCACCAGATATCCCGCTTTTTACCAGATCCTATGAAAGTTcaagaatttttacaaaaattcagtGCTCATATGAGGAAAGATTCAGCATTGTTGCAAGGAATGGAAACAATAGTGCAGCCAAATGTCTCTTGTAAAGAGTGTGCAGATACAATAAGTATGGTTTTGAAAAAGTTAGGTCAACCTGTCATGACAAACTTATACTACAACACAATAAAGATGTTGTTAGAAAGAGTAAGTTCTGTCATGATTGATGAAGAAGCAATCAGG GTTTTAATCGGATATGTATTAGATTGTTTAAAAGGTGGTAACGTAATAGAAGAAGTTGGGCTTAATCCAAATAATGCAGGCGAAAAAGGTCTAAGACTGCTTGTG atgCTATCATTTGTATTTGGTCCACATTTTCTTCACAATGATATCTTGATGCAACTTGTCCATCTTTTAGAATTGGAAGATGAAATGGTAGCTCCATTGGTACtttcaatatttacatttttaggaAAATATAAGCCTTTGTGTGATGTTGCACCAGATATTATGAACCTTATGGTTCCAATATGTAAGAATTTCGCAGAAACGGGAACACCAAAACAAGCAAAGCAAGCTATCAGGTGTTTATTTGTTAACATGACCAATATACACGATACAATTTTTCCTGAAATcattgaaagaattaaaaatagccTTACACCAAGTTCAGAATATTATAGAACATCTATAGTTACATTAGGTCATATAGCTTATAATTTACCAGAAAAGTATcaagtacaaataaaaaatatggtgTCTAGAAAA ATAGTCAAAGAATTGTTAGTAAAAGAAAGCAGTGAACAAACTTCTGACACCATTGAAGGAGATTGGTGCAGAGAAGATCAATTACCTGAAGAAACACGTTGTAGGTTGGAGGGATTAAAATGTATGGCACGCTGGTTGTTAGGATTGAAGACTGATGTTCTCTCTGCGCAAAAAACATTTAGAATGTTGAATGCATTTGTAGTAAACAAAGGAGATCTTTTACAACAGGGCCGTTTAAGTAAAGCAGAAATGAGCTGGCTACGATTACAAGCTGGTTGTTCAATGCTAAAAATTTGTGAACAGAAAGGTGTTGGTGATCAATTTACAgctgaacaattttataatctttCACAACTCATGGTG gaTGAAGTTCCACAAGTAAGGGAAGCTTTTGGTAGTAAATTACACAAAGGACTTGGAAGGGGAATTCCCAATAAATGCTTGCCATTAGATTTTATGGGCTATTATGCTCTTGCTGGCAAAGAACAAGATAAAAGACTAAAATGCGTTTTAAAAACGTACATGCAAACCGACATAAATAAAAGAAGGGATTATGTAAAAACACTGTCTTTGGGTACAGTGGAGAGGGCCATGG GTCAACTGCCACACATTCTTCCCGATTATATGTTAGTGTTTGCAGTCCCTATTCTTGCACACGATCCTGAATTCACAAGTCATCTAATGATTAATCAGTTAAAAGTGATACAACAGTGTCTGTGGTTCATATTAGAACCTCTTATAACAAAAAACGAATATTATTGTTATggcttttacaaaaatttaatagaacGAATGAAAAGTCATAAAGATGCTTTAAAGCCTGAAGATAACAACATGAACTAT AAATTGTGGGCTGTTTGTGACTTGGCTATGAATGTAATATATACAAAAACAACAAATTTCGACATGAAGGAATTCCCAAGTGAAACACGGATTCCCACAATGTACTTTAAACGTGCAGATGAACTGATAGCTAACACTAGGAATTATTTACCTGCTGAAATGCAAATAAACATGTCGAGCCCTAAGGGAAAAGTTTCACTTCACAATGCACATTCTGTTAGTGAAAGACCACAGCGTAGAGCTAAGTCCAAGCAACAAAAGGAAGTGGGCATTGGGCCGAATGAAACTGATGCAAGG CCGGCAGAAGCATCAGAAACTAGAATTCAATTACCTGGATTAGAGGAAGAA aTCGAAGAACCACCGGCAAAGAGGGCATTAAGAGAATCagataaagtaaataaataa